The following proteins are encoded in a genomic region of Tissierellales bacterium:
- a CDS encoding protein rep: MKLSDLSNLSIEKNHIMQIINNNEYNKSIINHYSRLAAEYPDVNFSSNIENLENCNKFWVMDHYREQKIKDFKRTNLCKDKFCNNCKLVKQASRLAKFMPLIEDIAKDKYIYHLVLTVPNCKGSDLKDTIREKIFKSFAYLIDYLKLKKKIKGLDFEQYGYEGAIRSLEVTFKGDDYHPHLHCIIALEKPLDDNRHIRNTFSRSRKNGYRKFTDFEILIQKIWYLLNNGERVTKKAIEELEIGYSCTIDPVDEKSVHEVFKYMTKSTDEKGNLISYENFKTLREALYKVRQIQGYGCFYNVKDDDSIIEQFDEIYDMYIELLRAKENPLEVCETPEDLLKDNQNKIISRKIVHKHLRELYSL, translated from the coding sequence TTGAAATTAAGCGATTTGTCAAATTTAAGTATTGAAAAGAACCATATAATGCAAATCATCAATAATAATGAGTATAATAAATCAATTATTAATCATTATTCTAGACTTGCTGCAGAATATCCTGATGTTAATTTTAGTTCAAATATAGAAAACTTAGAGAATTGCAATAAGTTCTGGGTGATGGATCATTACCGAGAACAAAAGATTAAGGACTTTAAAAGGACTAATCTTTGCAAGGATAAATTTTGTAATAATTGTAAGCTAGTCAAACAAGCTTCAAGGCTTGCAAAGTTTATGCCCTTAATTGAAGATATAGCAAAAGATAAATACATATATCATTTAGTTTTAACAGTTCCAAACTGTAAAGGATCAGACTTAAAAGACACTATTAGAGAAAAAATATTCAAAAGTTTTGCTTATTTAATTGATTATTTAAAATTAAAAAAGAAAATAAAAGGTTTAGACTTTGAACAATATGGATATGAAGGTGCTATACGTTCCCTAGAGGTTACTTTTAAGGGAGATGATTATCACCCACACTTACATTGTATAATAGCCTTAGAAAAGCCCCTAGACGATAATAGACATATAAGAAATACTTTTTCAAGAAGTAGAAAGAATGGTTATAGAAAATTTACTGATTTTGAAATATTGATTCAGAAAATATGGTATTTATTAAATAATGGCGAAAGAGTTACAAAAAAAGCTATTGAAGAATTAGAAATTGGATATAGTTGTACGATAGATCCAGTGGATGAAAAATCAGTTCATGAGGTTTTTAAATATATGACAAAATCTACTGATGAAAAAGGTAATTTAATATCTTATGAAAACTTTAAAACTTTAAGAGAAGCACTTTATAAAGTTCGACAAATACAAGGATATGGTTGTTTTTATAATGTTAAAGATGATGACAGCATTATAGAGCAATTCGATGAAATATATGATATGTATATTGAATTATTAAGAGCAAAAGAAAATCCTCTTGAAGTGTGCGAGACTCCAGAGGATCTTCTAAAAGATAATCAAAATAAAATTATCTCACGTAAAATAGTACATAAACATTTACGTGAATTATACTCTTTGTAA